The following are from one region of the Microcoleus sp. bin38.metabat.b11b12b14.051 genome:
- a CDS encoding alpha/beta hydrolase, translating into MAFLSVRGVEHYFEWITADNSAQPSGKPVMVFLHGWAGSARYWESTARAIADDFDCLLYDMRGFGRSPLPPSPPESSYELETYARDLAELLEALNLSRVFLNAHSTGASVATLFLNLYPEKVEKAILTCSGIFEYDEKAFTTFHKFGGYVVKFRPSWLAAIPFADRIFMARFLRRSLPTAVSLAFLKDFLMADEEAAIGTMVTAVSKRAAEEMPAEFARLSVPTLLVAGEFDQIIPAAMGEQAASLSKKVEFVIIPNTAHFPMLEDAATYLQLIRDFLPAAA; encoded by the coding sequence ATGGCTTTCCTTTCAGTTCGCGGTGTAGAACATTATTTCGAGTGGATAACAGCAGACAACAGCGCCCAACCCAGTGGCAAACCAGTTATGGTATTCCTTCACGGCTGGGCTGGCTCAGCCCGCTACTGGGAAAGCACAGCCCGCGCTATTGCTGATGATTTTGATTGTTTGCTGTACGATATGAGAGGTTTTGGTCGATCGCCCTTACCGCCATCACCACCAGAGTCTAGCTACGAACTCGAAACCTACGCCCGCGACTTAGCCGAATTATTAGAAGCTCTGAATTTAAGCCGCGTCTTTCTCAACGCTCACTCCACAGGAGCATCGGTTGCTACTTTATTTCTCAACCTTTACCCCGAAAAAGTAGAAAAAGCAATTCTCACTTGCAGCGGCATTTTTGAATACGATGAGAAAGCCTTCACAACTTTTCACAAATTCGGCGGCTATGTGGTCAAATTTCGCCCGTCTTGGCTGGCTGCGATTCCGTTTGCCGATCGCATCTTTATGGCCCGATTTTTACGCCGTTCCCTCCCCACAGCGGTTAGTTTGGCATTTCTCAAGGATTTCTTAATGGCAGACGAGGAAGCTGCGATCGGTACAATGGTAACAGCAGTTAGCAAAAGAGCAGCCGAGGAAATGCCCGCAGAATTCGCACGGTTGAGCGTCCCGACGCTGCTGGTAGCCGGAGAATTCGATCAAATTATCCCCGCCGCGATGGGAGAGCAAGCAGCTTCCCTGAGCAAAAAAGTAGAATTTGTTATAATTCCCAATACAGCTCACTTTCCAATGCTGGAGGATGCCGCAACATATTTGCAGTTAATCCGGGACTTTTTGCCAGCAGCAGCTTAG
- a CDS encoding pentapeptide repeat-containing protein → MNDLDQYYKVLGLLPGASREEITQAYKDLAFIWHPDRIPKDNPRLLHKAEEKIKEINQAREQLRSIQPRGQNQNTQQKHTQQKHTQQPNTQYRNTQYQNNQQQNTQYRNTQQQNTQYQNTQYRNTQQQNTQYQNTQYQNTQPPPATPKEPRYSSEPYSGKPPGNYAGNYGGNYATNPAGPYSDASRYPSSQQQPSQSYRQAAPQAPDLSGSNFKGASLKEKDFSGRNLSNSNLSEADLSDTFLHNINLTGANLQKANLFRANLLGACLINANLRETNLIGADLSGADLSGADLTGAKIGYGDRVMVKLTGARLTGTILPDGTVHS, encoded by the coding sequence ATGAACGACCTCGACCAATACTATAAAGTGCTGGGACTGTTGCCGGGAGCTTCCCGAGAAGAAATTACTCAAGCCTACAAGGATTTAGCGTTCATTTGGCACCCCGATCGCATCCCTAAAGATAATCCTAGATTACTCCACAAAGCTGAAGAAAAGATTAAGGAAATTAATCAAGCTCGCGAACAATTGCGATCGATTCAGCCAAGAGGTCAAAATCAGAACACTCAGCAAAAACATACTCAGCAAAAACATACCCAGCAACCAAACACCCAGTACAGAAACACCCAGTACCAAAATAACCAGCAACAAAACACCCAGTACAGAAATACCCAGCAACAAAACACCCAGTACCAAAATACTCAGTACAGAAACACCCAGCAACAAAACACGCAGTACCAAAATACTCAGTATCAAAACACCCAGCCGCCACCGGCGACGCCAAAAGAACCCCGCTACTCTTCCGAACCCTATTCAGGAAAACCTCCTGGCAATTATGCGGGAAATTATGGTGGAAACTATGCTACAAATCCTGCTGGGCCCTATTCCGATGCTTCCCGCTACCCATCGTCACAGCAGCAGCCATCTCAGTCTTATCGCCAAGCTGCACCACAAGCTCCCGATTTGAGCGGTTCCAACTTCAAAGGAGCTTCCTTAAAAGAAAAAGATTTTTCTGGGAGAAACTTGAGCAATTCAAACCTGAGTGAAGCTGACTTAAGTGATACTTTTCTGCACAACATCAACCTCACAGGTGCGAATTTGCAAAAAGCTAACTTGTTTAGGGCTAACCTGTTAGGAGCTTGTTTGATTAATGCCAACTTGAGAGAAACCAATTTAATTGGAGCGGATTTGAGCGGTGCAGACTTGAGCGGTGCGGATTTAACCGGAGCTAAAATCGGTTATGGCGATCGCGTTATGGTAAAACTCACAGGAGCTCGATTAACAGGTACAATCTTGCCAGACGGTACGGTGCACAGTTAA
- a CDS encoding choice-of-anchor L domain-containing protein yields the protein MMKTHEIAGLTGALTGVMSFLAAPVMAFSVGATHNIETLKNNLLGTNTAGLSNFSVSITGNEAAFGTFTNDPFGLKSGVVLSTGKVVNIPGKNQKDNVMTNGSDLNTDFGPKGEEGDLTQLNLSFFANCTVEKLLFQYVFASEEFPEFGGSEYNDQFELLLNGTNLAKLSDGKTVTISHLVPVADNRSQDHSDYIDNPRMTGVAAKIIKFDGFTKVLGFEGLLKQNQTNVLSIRIRDVGDGNLDSAVFIKGGSLGTVKAEAVPEPMTVGGLMAGGAMLAAGRKLRRRK from the coding sequence ATGATGAAAACTCACGAAATAGCTGGCTTAACAGGTGCTTTAACAGGTGTGATGAGCTTCTTGGCAGCCCCTGTCATGGCATTTTCGGTAGGAGCAACTCATAACATTGAGACTTTAAAAAATAATTTATTGGGAACTAATACAGCGGGATTGAGCAATTTTTCTGTTTCAATTACGGGGAATGAAGCTGCTTTTGGTACTTTCACTAATGACCCCTTCGGTTTAAAATCTGGTGTGGTTCTCAGCACGGGTAAAGTAGTTAACATACCAGGAAAAAATCAAAAAGATAACGTCATGACCAACGGCAGCGATTTAAACACAGACTTTGGGCCTAAGGGTGAAGAAGGAGATTTGACTCAGCTCAACCTGAGTTTTTTTGCTAATTGCACGGTAGAAAAGTTGTTGTTTCAATATGTATTTGCTTCTGAGGAGTTTCCTGAGTTTGGCGGTTCAGAATATAACGATCAATTTGAACTGCTGCTCAACGGTACTAATTTGGCAAAATTGAGCGACGGTAAAACAGTTACCATTAGTCATCTGGTTCCGGTAGCAGATAATCGCTCTCAAGATCACTCGGACTATATTGACAACCCACGTATGACAGGTGTGGCGGCTAAAATCATTAAGTTCGACGGCTTTACTAAGGTTTTAGGTTTTGAGGGGTTGCTCAAGCAAAATCAAACGAATGTTCTCAGCATCCGCATTAGAGATGTGGGTGACGGTAATTTAGATTCTGCTGTGTTTATTAAAGGCGGTTCTTTGGGGACTGTTAAAGCTGAGGCGGTTCCCGAACCGATGACTGTGGGGGGTTTGATGGCGGGAGGCGCTATGCTGGCTGCGGGGCGAAAGTTGCGCCGCCGGAAGTAA